The following proteins come from a genomic window of Triticum aestivum cultivar Chinese Spring chromosome 6A, IWGSC CS RefSeq v2.1, whole genome shotgun sequence:
- the LOC123128403 gene encoding craniofacial development protein 1 isoform X2: protein MWKKMNSGLPAKMPKPAMVKLKTAAKEKKPKATNNWMTILGLPPKMASANDQVPKNEQQQTQHKTSEDAKKLAANALAAVRDAATAASGRGKVEITEVRDFAGKDIEIKKLVDADSKEAVEKASAAGASPSAVDNILEQIRKKQKLSVLDKTKKDWGEYKAEKGVEEELGAYKKSSNQYLDRQSFLKRADYREYELERDARLSLMAKRKSESMQDDDA from the exons ATGTGGAAGAAAATGAACAGCGGTTTGCCTGCGAAGATGCCCAAACCTGCGATGGTTAAGCTCAAAACAgcagcaaaagaaaagaaacctaAGGCCACAAAT AACTGGATGACCATTCTGGGCCTTCCACCAAAAATGGCTTCTGCAAATGATCAAGTCCCAAAAAATGAGCAACAACAGACACAGCACAAAACAAGTGAGGATGCTAAAAAACTTGCGGCAAACGCTCTTGCAGCTGTTAGAGATGCCGCTACTGCTGCATCTGGAAGAGGGAAAGTGGAG ATAACCGAGGTAAGGGACTTTGCTGGCAAGGATATTGAGATCAAGAAACTCGTAGATGCGGATTCAAAGGAAGCGGTTGAGAAGGCCAGTGCAGCGGGTGCCTCGCCGTCCGCTGTGGACAACATTCTGGAGCAGAtaaggaagaagcagaagctgAGTGTCCTGGACAAGACGAAGAAAGACTGGGGAGAGTACAAGGCAGAGAAGGgcgtggaggaggagctgggggcgTACAAGAAGAGCTCGAATCAGTACCTTGATAGGCAGTCGTTCTTGAAGAGAGCCGATTACAGGGAGTACGAGCTCGAGCGAGATGCGCGGTTGTCGTTGATGGCGAAGCGGAAGAGTGAGAGTATGCAGGACGATGATGCCTAG
- the LOC123128403 gene encoding craniofacial development protein 1 isoform X1, with product MVADEKLPASGDANNSEQQLHDTDTNSRVEDMWKKMNSGLPAKMPKPAMVKLKTAAKEKKPKATNNWMTILGLPPKMASANDQVPKNEQQQTQHKTSEDAKKLAANALAAVRDAATAASGRGKVEITEVRDFAGKDIEIKKLVDADSKEAVEKASAAGASPSAVDNILEQIRKKQKLSVLDKTKKDWGEYKAEKGVEEELGAYKKSSNQYLDRQSFLKRADYREYELERDARLSLMAKRKSESMQDDDA from the exons atggttgcagatgaaaaactgCCAGCTTCTGGAGATGCTAACAACTCAGAGCAACAGCTTCATGATACTG ACACAAACTCACGTGTGGAGGATATGTGGAAGAAAATGAACAGCGGTTTGCCTGCGAAGATGCCCAAACCTGCGATGGTTAAGCTCAAAACAgcagcaaaagaaaagaaacctaAGGCCACAAAT AACTGGATGACCATTCTGGGCCTTCCACCAAAAATGGCTTCTGCAAATGATCAAGTCCCAAAAAATGAGCAACAACAGACACAGCACAAAACAAGTGAGGATGCTAAAAAACTTGCGGCAAACGCTCTTGCAGCTGTTAGAGATGCCGCTACTGCTGCATCTGGAAGAGGGAAAGTGGAG ATAACCGAGGTAAGGGACTTTGCTGGCAAGGATATTGAGATCAAGAAACTCGTAGATGCGGATTCAAAGGAAGCGGTTGAGAAGGCCAGTGCAGCGGGTGCCTCGCCGTCCGCTGTGGACAACATTCTGGAGCAGAtaaggaagaagcagaagctgAGTGTCCTGGACAAGACGAAGAAAGACTGGGGAGAGTACAAGGCAGAGAAGGgcgtggaggaggagctgggggcgTACAAGAAGAGCTCGAATCAGTACCTTGATAGGCAGTCGTTCTTGAAGAGAGCCGATTACAGGGAGTACGAGCTCGAGCGAGATGCGCGGTTGTCGTTGATGGCGAAGCGGAAGAGTGAGAGTATGCAGGACGATGATGCCTAG